A section of the Fusarium falciforme chromosome 8, complete sequence genome encodes:
- a CDS encoding G-patch-2 domain-containing protein, whose translation MSEGNKASAPRIAIKFGAPSNNNSKKLSRPNPPSALGKRPRSHALGGASDSESDDDQHRGRHEKITGFGADGAETERKAKDARTEKKEYVIARQPNRDWRSEVKAQKKGKNLLPEEARAQQADVSVETEPADQDKGLKWGLTIKEKAVEDAQGDTEPEATEDAAPKDDASKEPPPKRTADDEAMDALLGNKVEDEKVIHPSEEDAYLRDIKETGEASTLDDYEAMPVEEFGAALLRGMGWDGKPRGAVKEVKRRPNRLGLGAKELKEAEDLGGWNQGGKKNRRPRLDEYRREENKRKDSRRHEDSYKRERERERERDRHGHRDRDRDRDRDRDRDRDRDRDRARDYDRHRDRDRHRDYDRDRRR comes from the coding sequence ATGTCGGAAGGGAACAAGGCTTCCGCGCCGCGGATAGCCATTAAGTTTGGAGCCCCATCGAACAATAATTCAAAGAAGCTCTCGAGACCGAATCCGCCCTCTGCCCTTGGCAAGAGACCTCGGTCACACGCCTTGGGAGGCGCCTCCGATTCCGAATCCGACGACGATCAACACCGAGGACGACATGAGAAGATTACGGGGTTCGGCGCGGATGGCGCAGAGACGGagcgcaaggccaaggacgcAAGAACAGAAAAGAAGGAATATGTCATCGCCAGGCAACCGAACCGCGACTGGAGGTCAGAGGTGAAGGCgcaaaagaagggaaagaatTTGCTCCCAGAAGAGGCGAGGGCGCAGCAGGCCGACGTGTCTGTAGAGACAGAACCAGCGGATCAGGATAAGGGACTCAAATGGGGTCTTACGATTAAGGAGAAGGCTGTCGAGGATGCGCAAGGAGACACTGAACCCGAAGCCACCGAGGATGCGGCCCCCAAGGATGACGCGAGCAAGGAACCACCACCTAAACGGACGGCAGATGACGAGGCCATGGACGCGCTATTAGGCAACAAGGTCGAGGACGAAAAGGTCATTCATCCAAGCGAGGAGGATGCTTACCTCCGCGACATCAAGGAAACAGGAGAGGCATCTACACTCGACGACTATGAAGCCATGCCTGTGGAGGAGTTTGGTGCAGCCCTCCTCCGCGGTATGGGCTGGGATGGCAAACCACGCGGCGCAGTGAAGGAAGTCAAGCGACGCCCGAACcgacttggccttggagcaaaggagctcaaggaggctgaAGACCTGGGTGGGTGGAATCagggcggcaagaagaaCCGCCGGCCACGTTTGGACGAGTACCGCCGAGAAGAGAATAAGCGCAAGGACAGCCGACGTCACGAGGATAGCTACAAGCGCGAGcgcgagagggagagggagcgaGACAGGCACGGCCACCGCGATCGTGACCGTGACCGTGACCGTGACCGTGACCGTGACCGTGACCGTGACCGTGACAGGGCCAGGGACTACGACCGACATCGAGATCGAGATCGTCACCGAGACTATGATCGGGACCGGCGGCGATAA
- a CDS encoding Glyco-transf-28 domain-containing protein, whose protein sequence is MDQQRHDLSDDDAHVKLETTEQHDGDQRPTTLVTHPEGHVAFPGHIPPAVDSPESPQSPKHVGKNASADDGRPRVRSEPGLVSNASTRLATSQSQTRPKPTKTWQTEQLRRNHRQHSFFRPGPARAGTSYLNKAIWEGTRSDSSSSSSSLNEDDGQEVSDQEQRRKAHEKMAAANEDEDRYRRFNVGNQNYRTTGKVKKDGRLRITVNETAGTGYLAKALGAAMNKASSTRDKQGHQVPEIRLPDGLRSSSASIADTKPRSRLNIVIMVIGSRGDAQPFLKIGKVLKEDYGHRVRIATHPAFRDFVEKDSGLEFFSVGGDPSELMAFMVKNPGLIPTLETVKAGDIGRRRAAMAEMFDGFWRACINATDDESDRQNLKMMGEKDPFVADAIIANPPSFAHIHCAEALGIPVHLMFTFPYTPTQAFPHPLASIKNSNVDAGYTNFISYPLVEMMVWQGLGDLVNEFRVKTLALDPVSTLWAPGATYRLHVPFTYLWSPGLVPKPEDWGSEIDVSGFVFLDLASTFKPPKELEDFLEAGEAPIYIGFGSIVVDDPDKFTQMIFKAVEMAGVRALVSKGWGGLGGDDVPDNIFMLDNTPHDWLFPRVKACVIHGGAGTTAIALKCGKPTMIVPFFGDQHFWGKMVSSADVGPEPVPYKHLSPEKLAEGIKFCLTDKARDAAGEIAKRIAEEGDGATNAVKEFHRQLNLKDPSILRCSILKDQTAVWELKGTHVRLSPLAADILVDNGLLSWKRLRLIRHVEWNDFEGPGEPVTGVAGSIAGTVGEAFTGIVSVPYRWAKRTRSRRKKKGKKGSKSSSKEQAKMNGNGAENDAADSDDPMDAASLHTETTIGETRGQYVGDVASGVERTATAIAKAPVDLSMALAQGFHNAPRLYGDDTVRRPPRVTGFRSGLRAARFELVYGVYDGFTGVVRLPIRGAKQNGAIGFVKGTGMGLTGLVLKNLAAIVGPVGYTLKGVVKQAERSKTPQKFIRRARIVQGQREAKILPGDRRKDLAKEVVEGWHIMKDLCETVKSVERQRGLAGHIDRVLLDTGALFEDVDTAKKSLEALKKGETLEDVLSPERGRGRDGEKSGEKRSVSIRRSLNLAKRGEDRKRAFSPEKQETGQSQQESAQGDRLLVPGSC, encoded by the coding sequence ATGGATCAGCAACGGCACGATCtgagcgacgacgatgctcaTGTCAAGCTTGAGACGACTGAGCAACACGACGGCGACCAACGACCAACGACCTTGGTAACACATCCAGAGGGCCATGTCGCCTTTCCTGGCCACATACCTCCCGCAGTCGACTCCCCCGAAAGCCCACAGTCCCCCAAACACGTGGGCAAGAATGCGAGTGCGGATGACGGAAGACCGCGCGTAAGGTCAGAGCCCGGGCTTGTATCGAACGCTTCGACTCGACTTGCAACATCCCAATCCCAGACCCGACCAAAGCCCACCAAGACGTGGCAGACGGAGCAGCTACGGCGCAACCACCGACAACACTCTTTCTTTCGACCAGGTCCCGCCAGGGCCGGCACGTCATACCTTAACAAGGCCATCTGGGAAGGTACACGGTCGgactccagctccagctccagttcCCTGAACGAGGATGACGGTCAGGAAGTATCCGACCAGGAACAGAGGCGGAAGGCCCACGAGAAGATGGCAGCTGCgaacgaagacgaggatAGATATCGTCGGTTCAACGTTGGCAACCAGAACTATCGCACGACCGGAAAGGTGAAGAAGGATGGCCGTCTGCGCATCACAGTTAATGAGACGGCGGGCACCGGATATCTGGCCAAGGCTCTGGGGGCCGCCATGAACAAGGCTTCATCCACGAGAGACAAACAAGGGCATCAAGTGCCAGAGATCAGATTGCCTGACGGATTACGCTCGTCTTCTGCTTCGATCGCGGACACAAAGCCTCGCTCACGACTGaacatcgtcatcatggtcATTGGCTCGCGAGGAGATGCCCAGCCATTCCTCAAGATCGGCAAAGTTCTCAAGGAGGACTACGGGCACCGCGTGCGCATCGCCACGCACCCTGCCTTCCGCGACTTTGTCGAAAAGGACTCGGGCCTCGAGTTCTTCTCCGTTGGCGGTGATCCATCCGAGTTGATGGCCTTCATGGTCAAGAACCCTGGCTTGATTCCGACATTGGAGACGGTCAAGGCCGGTGATATTGGGAGACGCCGtgctgccatggctgagatgtTTGATGGTTTCTGGCGCGCTTGCATCAATGCGACAGATGACGAGTCGGATCGCCAGAATCTCAAGATGATGGGTGAGAAGGATCCTTTTGTGGCCgacgccatcatcgccaacccCCCTAGCTTTGCACACATTCACTGCGCTGAGGCTCTGGGCATACCCGTACACCTAATGTTTACCTTCCCTTACACTCCAACGCAAGCCTTCCCTCATCCTCTGGCGAGCATTAAGAACTCCAATGTTGATGCTGGCTATACCAACTTCATCTCATATCCTTTGGTTGAGATGATGGTTTGGCAAGGCCTTGGCGATCTGGTCAACGAATTTCGTGTCAAGACGCTGGCCTTAGATCCCGTCTCAACCCTTTGGGCTCCTGGTGCCACATATCGACTCCATGTTCCGTTTACATACCTGTGGTCACCAGGTTTGGTACCGAAGCCGGAAGACTGGGGAAGTGAAATCGACGTGTCCGGCTTCGTCTTTCTCGACCTGGCCTCAACTTTTAAACCTCCCAAAGAACTCGAAGACTTTCTGGAGGCTGGCGAAGCTCCGATCTACATTGGCTTTGGCTCAATCGTTGTGGACGATCCTGATAAATTCACCCAAATGATTTTCAAGGCCGTTGAGATGGCGGGTGTTCGTGCCTTGGTCTCCAAAGGCTGGGGCGGACTTGGCGGCGATGATGTCCCAGACAACATCTTCATGCTCGACAACACGCCTCATGACTGGCTCTTCCCGAGAGTCAAGGCATGTGTCATCCATGGAGGCGCAGGGACAACGGCCATAGCCCTCAAATGCGGAAAGCCAACTATGATCGTCCCCTTCTTTGGTGACCAGCACTTCTGGGGCAAGATGGTAAGCAGCGCAGACGTTGGCCCTGAGCCAGTCCCCTACAAGCATTTGAGTCCTGAGAAGCTGGCCGAGGGCATCAAGTTCTGCCTTACCGACAAGGCCAGGGACGCCGCAGGGGAAATTGCCAAGCGCATTGCGGAAGAGGGTGATGGCGCGACGAATGCCGTCAAGGAGTTCCACAGACAATTGAACCTCAAGGACCCAAGTATCTTGCGATGCTCTATTCTCAAGGACCAAACTGCCGTCTGGGAGTTGAAGGGCACTCACGTCAGACTCAGTCCTTTGGCGGCAGATATCCTGGTGGATAACGGCCTCCTCAGTTGGAAACGGCTTCGGTTGATCAGGCATGTCGAGTGGAATGATTTCGAGGGCCCCGGTGAGCCGGTTACAGGAGTTGCAGGATCGATCGCCGGCACAGTTGGCGAGGCGTTTACCGGTATCGTCAGTGTTCCGTATCGCTGGGCCAAGAGGACGAGATCccggagaaagaagaagggtaAGAAAGGATCCAAGTCTAGCTCCAAGGAGCAGGCAAAGATGAACGGTAATGGGGCAGAAAACGACGCAGCTGACTCGGATGACCCCATGGACGCTGCATCCCTTCACACTGAGACGACAATCGGCGAAACCAGAGGCCAGTATGTTGGCGACGTGGCAAGCGGCGTTGAAAGGACAGCGACTGCCATTGCAAAGGCACCGGTAGATCTTTCAATGGCCCTGGCTCAGGGGTTTCACAACGCTCCTCGTTTGTACGGAGATGACACTGTCCGACGGCCACCTCGAGTTACGGGCTTCCGCTCTGGCCTTCGGGCGGCGCGCTTCGAGCTTGTTTACGGTGTCTACGATGGCTTCACTGGTGTGGTTCGCCTTCCGATCCGAGGTGCGAAGCAAAATGGCGCGATCGGGTTTGTCAAAGGAACAGGCATGGGCCTGACGGGACTGGTCCTCAAGAATCTTGCTGCCATCGTGGGGCCCGTCGGATACACACTCAAAGGTGTGGTCAAGCAAGCTGAACGATCCAAGACGCCGCAAAAGTTTATTCGTCGTGCTCGCATCGTCCAAGGACAGAGGGAGGCCAAGATTCTCCCGGGCGACCGGCGGAAGGACCTCGCAaaggaggttgttgaggGATGGCACATCATGAAGGACCTCTGCGAGACGGTCAAGAGTGTAGAGCGGCAACGCGGCCTTGCTGGGCATATAGACAGAGTACTCCTCGACACAGGTGCCCTCTTCGAAGACGTCGATACCGCAAAGAAATCCCTGGAGGCGTTGAAGAAGGGCGAAACCTTGGAGGATGTCCTGAGCCCGGAGCGAGGAAGGGGTCGTGACGGAGAGAAGAGCGGCGAGAAACGCAGCGTCTCTATTCGAAGATCGCTTAATTTGGCCAAGAGGGGTGAAGACCGGAAGCGGGCATTCTCGCCAGAGAAACAGGAGACCGGCCAAAGTCAACAGGAGTCTGCGCAGGGAGATAGGCTGCTTGTTCCGGGAAGTTGTTAG
- a CDS encoding DNA-directed DNA polymerase produces MMFTTAAGRPLHGSTASFIRIARHQAFRRHAWRAHVRWLAAVAEQKKQTTLALPSEARYNEIGVQQLSSHVFNQIFPNGTKPPPPELVELSKDHLRRHDLLGKNTDKSDPIAFDLPPLQGDNLDHHFYKLGLDCAEPFLSNAKQFARANPPPKPRQWVRESGWTKYYPDGRTEKVDAPDETMLCFDTEVMWKESPFAVMACASSPTAWYAWLSPWLLGETENDRQLIPLGEPTKDRVIVGHNIGYDRARILEEYNIKQTRNAFLDTMSLHVAVNGMCSQQRPTWMKHKKNRELRERAASQTPDHELAELLSNQGMHDEEELWVERSSINSLRDVAKFHLNISIDKAVRDDFGELDREGILEKLDELMDYCAADVSITHRVYSIVFPNFLRVCPHPVSFAALRHLSSVILPVNKSWDAYIANAEATYQKLSDAVQERLVGLTERALEIKDDAGKWQNDPWMQQLDWSGQEIKMVKGKRKNDPPRPAARQKKPGMPKWYKDLFQKNDAPINITVRTRIAPLLLKLAWEGHPLFWSDKYGWTFRVPRQETAKYTAKSMVKCIFDETEAVLRDDHAHAYFKLPHKDGPNARCTNPMAKGYLAYFENGTLSSEYSYAKEALEMNASCSYWISARDRIRSQMVVYQEDLTNGQPSLENESNSASETSVANTDGFILPQIIPMGTITRRAVENTWLTASNAKKNRVGSELKAMVKAPKGYCFVGADVDSEELWIASLVGDATFKLHGGNAVGFMTLEGTKSQGTDLHSRTASILGITRNNAKVFNYGRIYGAGLKFAATLLRQFNPSLSERQTTETASKLYTNTKGTKTNRKILYKRPFWRGGTESFVFNKLEEFAEQERPRTPVLGAGITEALMSRYVNKGGYLTSRINWAIQSSGVDYLHLLVVGMDYLIRRFNIDARVAITVHDEIRYLVKEEDKYRTALALQVANVWTRAMFAQQVGIEDLPQSCAYFSAVDIDHVLRKEVDMECITPSHQTPIPPGESIDITTLLEKGETARLDPAVVPDARYAPKLDDIEYTPRVPVMQAIQEATEGSLPFLKAQIVETDEELRDVVKEVRAVELAAAKKDKPMTKRQLKNVLPYRAYPKLVPMKEPMSVSEAMGTRHQNGYQSEKKGWLHPNSNKGARTNWGL; encoded by the exons ATGATGTTCACGACCGCCGCTGGTCGTCCTTTGCACGGTTCGACAGCCAGCTTCATCCGAATCGCCCGCCACCAGGCCTTTCGTCGCCATGCCTGGAGGGCCCATGTTCGATGGCTGGCCGCCGTCGCAGAGCAAAAGAAACAGACGACGCTTGCTC TCCCATCCGAAGCGCGATACAACGAGATAGGCGTGCAGCAACTCAGCTCTCACGTATTCAATCAAATATTTCCTAACGGCACCAAACCTCCCCCGCCGGAACTGGTCGAGTTATCCAAGGATCATTTGCGCCGCCATGACTTGCTCGGAAAGAACACGGACAAATCTGATCCCATAGCGTTCGACCTCCCACCGCTACAGGGCGATAACCTTGATCATCACTTTTACAAGCTCGGTCTCGATTGCGCCGAGCCATTTCTATCCAACGCGAAGCAGTTTGCACGCGCCAACCCCCCTCCAAAACCGAGGCAATGGGTTCGCGAAAGTGGTTGGACCAAATACTATCCCGATGGACGGACCGAAAAAGTTGATGCGCCTGATGAAACCATGCTTTGCTTCGATACCGAAGTCATGTGGAAGGAAAGTCCATTCGCAGTTATGGCGTGCGCCTCGAGCCCAACCGCTTGGTATGCCTGGCTCTCCCCATGGCTCTTGGGGGAGACGGAAAACGACCGGCAACTAATTCCTTTGGGTGAACCTACCAAGGACCGGGTTATTGTTGGACACAACATAGGTTACGACCGGGCAAGAATCTTGGAGGAATACAATATCAAGCAGACACGAAACGCCTTTTTGGATACCATGTCATTACACGTGGCTGTTAACGGCATGTGCTCTCAGCAGAGGCCGACCTGGATGAAGCACAAGAAGAACCGTGAACTGAGGGAAAGGGCTGCTAGCCAAACTCCTGATCATGAATTAGCCGAGCTTTTGAGCAACCAGGGCATgcacgacgaggaagaactgTGGGTAGAACGGAGTTCGATCAATTCTTTACGGGACGTCGCCAAGTTTCACCTCAACATCTCAATCGACAAGGCCGTCCGTGATGATTTTGGGGAACTGGATCGTGAAGGTAtcctggagaagctggatgaGCTCATGGACTACTGCGCTGCCGACGTGTCAATCACCCATCGAGTCTATTCGATTGTCTTTCCCAACTTTCTCCGAGTTTGCCCGCATCCCGTCAGCTTCGCCGCCCTTCGGCATCTCTCCTCTGTCATTCTGCCAGTCAACAAGTCCTGGGATGCCTACATTGCCAATGCAGAGGCGACATACCAGAAGCTCTCGGATGCAGTTCAAGAACGCCTCGTTGGGCTCACCGAAAGGGCCCTTGAGATCAAGGATGACGCTGGCAAGTGGCAAAATGACCCCTGGATGCAGCAACTCGACTGGTCAGGCCAGGAAAtcaagatggtcaagggAAAGCGGAAGAATGATCCACCAAGACCTGCAGCCAGGCAGAAGAAGCCGGGGATGCCCAAGTGGTACAAAGACCTATTCCAGAAGAACGATGCGCCGATCAACATTACCGTCCGAACCCGCATTGCGCCCCTACTTCTTAAGCTTGCTTGGGAAGGTCACCCTTTATTCTGGTCCGACAAATATGGCTGGACATTCCGAGTGCCGCGACAGGAGACGGCGAAATATACGGCCAAGTCAATGGTCAAATGCATATTTGATGAAACAGAGGCCGTTCTGCGCGATGACCACGCCCACGCCTATTTCAAACTTCCGCATAAGGACGGCCCAAACGCGCGCTGTACAAACCCGATGGCGAAGGGCTATCTAGCCTATTTCGAGAATGGTACCTTGTCGTCGGAATATTCATATGCCAAGGAAGCGCTGGAGATGAATGCATCATGCTCGTACTGGATCAGCGCGCGAGACCGAATCAGGTCGCAGATGGTTGTCTACCAAGAAGACCTCACAAATGGCCAACCCTCTCTTGAGAATGAGTCAAACAGCGCAAGCGAGACAAGTGTCGCCAACACTGACGGGTTCATATTGCCACAGATCATCCCCATGGGCACCATTACTCGACGAGCAGTCGAGAATACCTGGTTGACAGCTAGCaacgccaagaagaaccgTGTGGGATCTGAACTCAAGGCAATGGTCAAGGCTCCCAAGGGCTACTGTTTCGTCGGAGCTGATGTCGATTCGGAAGAGCTCTGGATTGCCAGCCTGGTGGGCGACGCGACATTCAAGCTCCATGGTGGTAACGCTGTCGGGTTCATGACGTTGGAAGGCACAAAGTCTCAGGGGACTGATCTCCATTCGCGGACAGCATCCATCCTAGGCATTACGAGAAACAATGCCAAGGTGTTCAACTATGGGCGTATTTACGGTGCTGGCCTCAAGTTTGCGGCGACCTTGCTTCGCCAGTTCAATCCTAGCCTCTCAGAGAGGCAGACAACGGAGACGGCCTCGAAGCTATATACCAACACCAAGGGCACCAAGACCAACCGCAAAATTCTCTACAAGCGCCCATTCTGGCGCGGAGGCACCGAGTCGTTTGTGTTCAACAAGCTGGAGGAGTTTGCTGAGCAAGAGAGACCAAGAACACCGGTATTGGGTGCTGGAATCACCGAGGCACTCATGAGCCGGTACGTGAACAAGGGCGGTTATCTGACATCTCGCATCAACTGGGCCATCCAGTCATCGGGAGTCGACTATTTGCACCTGCTGGTTGTCGGCATGGATTATCTCATCAGGCGGTTCAACATCGACGCTCGTGTCGCCATCACAGTGCACGATGAAATCCGCTAcctggtcaaggaggaggacaagtATCGCACGGCCCTTGCCCTGCAGGTTGCCAACGTCTGGACGCGAGCCATGTTTGCTCAACAGGTTGGCATTGAAGACCTTCCGCAGTCGTGTGCTTATTTCTCAGCAGTAGATATTGACCATGTTCTGCGAAAAGAGGTGGATATGGAGTGCATCACGCCAAGTCATCAAACCCCAATTCCGCCCGGAGAGAGTATCGACATCACAACTCTACTCGAGAAGGGTGAGACAGCCAGGCTGGACCCTGCCGTAGTGCCTGATGCGAGGTACGCGCCCAAGCTGGATGACATCGAGTACACTCCCCGCGTACCTGTGATGCAGGCCATCCAGGAAGCAACGGAGGGAAGTCTGCCTTTCCTCAAGGCCCAAATCGTTGAAACTGATGAGGAGCTGCGAGACGTGGTCAAGGAGGTCCGCGCAGTCGAGCTGGCAGCGGCCAAGAAAGACAAACCCATGACCAAAAGGCAACTCAAGAACGTCTTGCCGTACCGCGCCTATCCTAAGCTCGTTCCTATGAAAGAGCCCATGTCGGTATCGGAGGCCATGGGTACGAGGCACCAAAACGGTTATCAGAGCGAGAAAAAGGGGTGGCTGCACCCAAACTCGAACAAAGGCGCAAGAACAAACTGGGGGCTATGA
- a CDS encoding RING-type domain-containing protein — translation MDPGFFWMDSFVARLLQDNAALFWNTTNSPPFAISMSRVVSSPDRAAGHSPRPIQTSQIDGGLAGQRIRPTTLLSSPPSHSNSNRRPSPTATSTTQHHHHHHDHHLASPPRRAAAASTAPTQNISTPPPRLPGLSSAPVGLWQGQHFELWSDADQLIDLEDPFSPSHVDVDDPYLAAIINTEFSSPSTYPPFTDSNTRNSQSQGQSQGQGVNQPPTLQASALPQPLTYTDTAAAPRDPSTTCISGPERSTTQLSFSSTNAAAESQSTLRTLDSFDEHDFFDSPASSFSDTMPPALRRTTTAAAGRVAPAHANKRRRTSTNTAPANPTRTTPRRKSNAMPKDVEEVLGPKPPRSPIDVEPISDLTTIDLTETNDVPEDLKKPEKDDRVKIAAFQCVICMDDAANLTVTHCGHLYCASCLHQSLHVDATRGKCPMCRQKIDMKSRDAYNSKTKGFWPLELKLMTATRKGKRKANTLS, via the exons ATGGACCCCGGATTCTTCTGGATGGACTCGTTTGTCGCCCGACTGTTGCAAG ACAACGCAGCCCTGTTTTGGAACACGACAAACAGCCCTCCGTTCGCAATCTCCATGTCAAGAGTCGTTTCGTCCCCCGACCGAGCTGCCGGGCATTCACCCAGGCCAATCCAGACATCCCAGATTGATGGTGGTCTTGCCGGCCAGCGCATTCGCCCGACCACGTTGCTCTCTTCGCCACCCTCGCACTCCAATTCAAATCGCCGTCCCTCTCCGACCGCAACCTCCACCacccaacatcatcaccaccaccacgaccACCACCTCGCCTCACCCCCAAGacgagccgccgccgcctctaCAGCCCCTACGCAAAACATCTCAACACCGCCTCCAAGGCTACCGGGCTTGTCGTCGGCGCCCGTGGGGTTATGGCAGGGACAGCACTTTGAGCTGTGGTCAGACGCAGACCAACTGATTGATTTAGAGGACCCATTCTCCCCCTCGCacgtcgacgtcgacgacCCTTACCTTGCTGCAATAATCAACACCGAATTTTCGTCTCCTTCAACATACCCTCCATTCACAGATTCAAATACGCGAAATAGCCAAAGCCAAGGCCAGAGCCAGGGCCAGGGCGTGAATCAACCTCCAACGTTACAGGCATCCGCGCTGCCTCAGCCGCTCACCTACACTGACACTGCTGCCGCCCCACGCGACCCCTCTACCACCTGTATCTCAGGCCCCGAGCGTTCCACAACACaactctccttctcctcaaccaACGCCGCCGCGGAATCTCAATCCACGCTGCGCACCCTCGATTCTTTCGACGAACACGACTTCTTTGACAGCCCAGCGAGCTCCTTCTCCGACACCATGCCCCCAGCCCTCCGAAGGACGACAACGGCTGCCGCCGGTCGTGTTGCACCAGCTCACGCCAACAAGCGCCGGCGAACTTCCACAAACACCGCGCCGGCGAATCCAACGAGGACTACGCCGAGGCGGAAATCAAACGCCATGCCCAAAGACGTTGAGGAAGTCCTGGGACCGAAGCCTCCCCGGTCGCCCATCGATGTCGAGCCGATATCAGACCTTACGACGATCGACCTCACCGAGACTAACGATGTGCCTGAGGATCTCAAGAAGCCTGAGAAAGATGACCGCGTCAAGATTGCTGCCTTCCAGTGCGTCATCTGTATGGATGATGCTGCCAACTTGACGGTTACCCATTGCG GCCATCTCTACTGCGCTTCGTGTCTGCATCAGTCTCTCCACGTCGATGCTACCAGAGGAAAATGCCCCATGTGTCGCCAAAAGATCGACATGAAGTCCCGTGACGCTTACAACAGCAAGACCAAGGGATTTTGGCCCctggagctgaagctgaTGACGGCCACACGAAAGGGCAAACGCAAGGCCAACACACTGTCCTGA